A window of the Lolium perenne isolate Kyuss_39 chromosome 7, Kyuss_2.0, whole genome shotgun sequence genome harbors these coding sequences:
- the LOC127311640 gene encoding uncharacterized protein, which yields MQHAKVKVKDSASAMKANATITRAKVAEKAEAATARSHDERELAHERGKAKVAAAEMELHQAKVAHREEAMEHRLRKHVHGHKKDDKHAGGH from the coding sequence ATGCAGCACGCCAAGGTGAAGGTGAAGGACAGCGCGAGCGCAATGAAGGCGAACGCGACGATCACTCGGGCCAAGGTGGCCGAGAAggcggaggcggcgacggcgaggtcgCACGACGAGCGGGAGCTGGCGCACGAGCGCGGCAAGGCCAAGGTCGCCGCCGCCGAGATGGAGCTGCACCAGGCCAAGGTGGCGCACCGCGAGGAGGCCATGGAGCACCGCCTCCGCAAGCACGTCCACGGCCACAAGAAAGACGACAAGCACGCCGGCGGTCACTGA